The segment TCAACAGAGCAGCCACCGCGATTGCCGTATCGTGCTTTTGGGTCATAGCCGCAATACCCTCAGATACCTATCCCATCCATCATAGGACAGATTCCCTAGGTTGACCCAATCCTTAACACCTTTGTGCAACACAGTACCTAAAGCCGGATGGTACTGGAGAAAAACTGGCGAAAGTCTTCGTCCCTTTGGCTCAACCATGCAGGCACACCATGATGTTGTAACTTCTCTACCAACCGAGCACAGGCTGGACGCTCAGTCGCAAAGTGACCAGCATCGATCAGCACGAGACCCCGATCGCGACTCTCTTGAAACTGGTGAAACCGACAATCGGATGTTAAGTAAGCCTGCGCTCCCAATTGAACTGCTGTCTCAATAAAGCTAGCTCCGGATCCTCCCAACACAGCTAGGCGGTGAATCGACTGTTGCAAATCAGCCTCTGGAGAATAGGTCAAATCTACTGGTTGCAGAGAGTCTTGAATGTGGGTTAATAGGGTTGCCAAGGTAGGAGCAGGATCCAAGGTGCCCACTCGTCCCAAGCCACAGTTAGCTGCCTTACCCGGAACCATAGGTACGGCATCCTGTAGACCCATCACTTGACCCAACACGTCGGAAACACCATCAATCGCTTGATCTAGGTTTGTGTGGGCAGTGTAAATTCCAACTTGATGGGTGAACGCTAAGCGTACCAGATCAGCGATCGGTCGTCCTGTTTGCAACGATTTCAGCGGCTGAAAAA is part of the Cyanobacteriota bacterium genome and harbors:
- a CDS encoding Nif3-like dinuclear metal center hexameric protein, encoding MTVAEVIAWLENWADPRWQESWDNCGWQVDPGVLSQKAAVLVCLTPTLPVMQEALSLRDQGIAINLILAHHPLIFQPLKSLQTGRPIADLVRLAFTHQVGIYTAHTNLDQAIDGVSDVLGQVMGLQDAVPMVPGKAANCGLGRVGTLDPAPTLATLLTHIQDSLQPVDLTYSPEADLQQSIHRLAVLGGSGASFIETAVQLGAQAYLTSDCRFHQFQESRDRGLVLIDAGHFATERPACARLVEKLQHHGVPAWLSQRDEDFRQFFSSTIRL